Proteins encoded within one genomic window of Malassezia restricta chromosome VII, complete sequence:
- a CDS encoding nucleosome assembly protein 1-like 1 encodes MDIGKKRDANWTAPTPQNTPLSNAPIEREQLARPTVGTIGEEEEQGEAADAAAALLPNAALTNMIQDRLSTLVGQSSGYIESLPAEVRRRVEGLKGLNVDHQKLEAQFQHEILALEKKFASLYAPLYNRRKQIVLGEDEPTAEEVEHGEAVDKDEDDEDDDEASLAHLSISTDAPKGIPEFWLTALRNHVALSELITERDEGALRHLTDVRLRYLDASSEAVPGQAQQGFQLDFVFDAAHNEFFSNAVLTKTYFYQDQVGFSGDLVYDHAEGTQIEWTSPDTNLTHRLETKKQRNKNTNETRTVKRLVPTDSFFNFFSPPRPPTEADDVDDEDLDSLEERLELDYQIGEDLKDRIIPHAIDFFTGKALQYENPDEWDDEDDFEDDDDEDEDDDDDAPAQRPEPQECKQQ; translated from the exons ATGGATATTGGCAA GAAACGAGACGCAAACTGGACGGCGCCTACGCCACAGAATACGCCGTTGTCGAATGCGCcgatcgagcgcgagcagctcgcgcgtcCGACCGTCGGCACGATTggcgaggaggaagagcagggcgaggcggcggatgccgccgcggcTCTGCTGCCGAATGCCGCGCTCACGAACATGATCCAGGACCGCCtctcgacgctcgtggGCCAGTCGTCCGGCTACATCGAGTCCCTCCCTGCCGAGGTCCGTCGCCGTGTCGAGGGTCTCAAGGGCTTGAATGTGGACCACCAGAAGCTGGAGGCTCAGTTCCAGCACGAGattctcgcgctcgagaaGAAGTTTGCATCGCTCTATGCGCCGCTATATAACCGCCGCAAGCAGATTGTGCTCGGTGAGGACGAGCCGACCGCCGAGGAggtcgagcatggcgaggCGGTCGAcaaggacgaggacgacgaggacgacgacgaggcgtcgctggcgcaccTGTCGATCAGCACCGATGCGCCCAAGGGCATTCCCGAGTTCTGGCTCACCGCTCTGCGGAACCATGTAGCGCTCTCTGAGCTGATCACCGAACGCGACGAGGGCGCCCTGCGGCACCTGACCGATGTGCGGCTGCGGTACTTGGATGCTAGCAGTGAAGCGGTGCCAGgccaggcgcagcagggcTTCCAGCTGGACTTTGTCTTTGATGCGGCGCACAACGAGTTCTTCAGCAACGCGGTGCTGACCAAGACGTACTTTTACCAGGACCAGGTCGGCTTCTCGGGCGACTTGGTGTACGACCACGCGGAGGGCACGCAGATCGAGTGGACGTCGCCGGACACCAACCTGACCCACCGCCTCGAGACGAAAAAGCAGCGGAACAAGAATACAAACGAGACGCGCACTGTCAAGCGGTTAGTGCCCACCGACTCCTTCTTCAACTTCTtctcgccgccgcggccgcccaCGGAGGCCGACGatgtcgacgacgaggaccTCGACTCTCTCGAGGAGCGTCTGGAGCTCGACTACCAGATCGGCGAGGATCTCAAGGACCGCATCATTCCACACGCGATCGACTTTTTCACCGGCAAAGCGCTGCAGTACGAGAACCCCGACGAGTgggacgacgaggacgactttgaggacgatgacgacgaggacgaggacgacgacgacgatgcgccagcCCAGCGTCCCGAGCCTCAGGAATGCAAGCAGCAGTAG
- a CDS encoding DNA polymerase kappa has product MPPRHAYPIGRVKDARPLLCQRLVLRPSSFAAEPLVIRSFVAPRRPGPLHPTARAWMTSADEASLYQHLGGPSSHKAGVASDADTQKRIHDVSQGSKYYENERRRHEAVTRRIDRMLERRSAALDRLGSVERARAESHVSRVVAELEAQRDVSRIILHCDMDMFYAAVEVQRCPELRGKRFAVGHGVLLTASYEARQRGVRSAMAEYVARALCPDLLVVETHFDAYRRRSEQVMSVLRTYDPTLHQRSLDEAYLDVTSYCATHAMDPRDVAAQLRLDVYQATEGLTVSVGIACNRLLAKIASDHGKPDGVWYVPPTRDDMIAFMRGLSVRKVPGIGQVTERMLSAISIHTCDDIWARRVELSVCIDSYRMLLAAALGISDTHIAPPSRDARRSVGCERTLAPTTDPATLHAHLRTTCESLSRDLVQQAYRARTVTLVCKRDTFERFTRAQACRVAVYTSDDLYAVVHALLEQERAASPVPLCLRLVGVRASSLIDMHTARDGPLAQWLKTPHTASRDPIVCPVCSKDIQVRGVRTASINAHIDACLSRASRT; this is encoded by the exons atgccaccTCGCCATGCCTATCCGATCGGTCGCGTGAAGGACGCGCGGCCGCTTTTGTGTCAGCGGCTCGTCCTGCGCCCCTCGAGCTTCGCGGCAGAGCCGCTCGTGATTCGCTCGTTCGTCGCCCCACGACGTCCTGGACCCCTCCACCCGACTGCCCGGGCCTGGATGACGTcggcggacgaggccaGCTTGTACCAGCACCTGGGCGGGCCATCAAGCCACAAGGCCGGGGTGGCGTCGGATGCAGATACCCAGAAACG CATTCATGACGTGTCGCAAGGCTCCAAGTACTATGAAAACGAGCGGCGAcggcacgaggcggtgACGCGTCGCATCGACCGCATGCTCGAACGGCGCAGTGCGGCTCTCGATCGGCTGGGCAGCGTagagcgagcgcgtgctgaGTCGCACgtgtcgcgcgtcgtggctgAACTagaggcgcagcgcgacgtgtcgcGGATCATTCTACACTGCGATATGGACATGTTTTacgcggccgtcgaggtGCAGCGATGCCCCGAGCTGCGTGGCAAGCGCTTCGCCGTGGGACACGGCGTGCTTCTTACTGCCAGCTACGAGGCACGCCAACGGggcgtgcgctcggcgatggcCGAGTACGTCGCACGCGCCCTTTGCCCCGACCTCTTGGTCGTCGAGACCCACTTTGACGCGTACCGCCGACGCAGTGAACAGGTGATGAGCGTGCTCCGCACCTACGATCCGACACTGCACCAGCGCAGCTTGGATGAGGCGTACCTCGATGTGACGTCCTACTGTGCGACACATGCCATGGACCCACGCGACGTCGCTGCCCAGCTCCGCCTCGACGTGTACCAGGCCACCGAGGGCCTCACGGTGAGCGTGGGCATCGCATGCAATCGACTGCTGGCCAAGATCGCGAGCGACCATGGCAAGCCGGACGGCGTGTGGTatgtgccgccgacgcgcgacgACATGATCGCGTTCATGCGGGGCCTCAGCGTACGCAAAGTACCTGGCATCGGCCAGGTCACCGAGCGCATGCTCTCTGCCATCTCGATCCACACCTGTGACGACATTTGggcgcggcgtgtcgagctGAGCGTGTGCATCGACTCGTACCGCATGCTCCTCGCCGCAGCGCTCGGCATCAGCGATACTCACATCGCACCACCCAgccgcgatgcacgccgcTCGGTCGGCTGCGAGCGGACTTTGGCTCCCACGACCGATCCAGCCACGCTCCACGCCCACCTCCGCACCACCTGCGAAAGCCTGTCGCGCGATCtggtgcagcaggcgtACCGAGCCCGCACCGTCACACTGGTGTGCAAGCGCGATACCTTTGAGCGTTTCACGCGCGCACAAGCGTGCCGTGTCGCCGTGTACACATCGGACGATCTGTACGCGGTCGTGCATGctctgctcgagcaggagcgcgcAGCCTCGCCCGTCCCGCTGTGCCTGCGTCTGgtcggcgtgcgtgcctcgtcgctCATCGATATGCACACGGCACGCGACGGACCCTTGGCGCAGTGGCTCAAGACGCCACACACAGCGAGCCGCGACCCCATCGTGTGCCCCGTGTGCAGCAAGGACATCCAGGtacgcggcgtgcgcaccgcGAGCATCAATGCCCACATCGACGCATGCctgtcgcgcgcctcgcgcactTAG
- a CDS encoding pH-response regulator protein palC, with product MLVSSKFRLHGLLSEVCLMHMLYACSLRAEAATIVEALGAYELGAHDRKACDDRLRVAIDLLCRASGVCEYVATQLLPTYPAPPSKSAYPPELVSEGVQACSKLAMADAHALAIRKLLVPYARHHGPPLPPQHPSPSLLAKLHLHTASLFLEAHTLGAQSLGMEPHSAKHKLAQKLHALRPDTDVDDKMAFLPYARRSAHTHKALAYQWLGIDQGEYAKNTGWAMAYLAMALSMLDGHKKTSAWADMSRWHAAYKKMNDTLSFQRIPSVQEVLLCTSEGRAAMFPKAYMPVYAFGAKREATHRTTYAGAGAYY from the coding sequence ATGCTTGTGTCGAGCAAATTTcggctgcatggcctgctgAGCGAGGTGTGCCTGATGCATATGCTGTATGCGTGTTCTTtgcgtgccgaggcagcGACGATCGTCGAGGCCCTCGGTGCCTACGAACTGGGTGCTCATGACCGCAAGGCGTGTGATGACCGCCTGCGTGTGGCGATCGACTTGTTGTGCCGCGCCAGTGGCGTGTGTGAGTATGTCGCGACACAGCTTTTGCCGACGTACccggcgccgcccagcaAGTCGGCGTACCCGCCGGAACTGGTCAGTGAGGGCGTCCAGGCATGCTCCAAGCTGGCGATGGCCGACGCCCATGCGCTGGCGATTCGCAAGCTCCTCGTGCCATATGCGAGGCACCATGGGCCGCCTCTGCCGCCTCAGCATCCGTCGCCATCGCTCCTCGCCAAGCTGCATTTACACACAGCATCGCTGTTTCTCGAGGCTCATACGCTCGGCGCCCAGAGCCTCGGCATGGAGCCGCACTCGGCCAAGCACAAACTCGCGCAAAAGCTGCATGCACTGCGCCCAGACACGGATGTGGACGACAAGATGGCGTTCCTGCCGTATGCCCGTCGCtcggcgcacacgcacaagGCCCTGGCCTACCAGTGGCTCGGCATTGACCAAGGCGAGTATGCGAAAAACACAGGGTGGGCTATGGCGTATCTGGCCATGGCGCTATCGATGCTCGACGGGCACAAGAAGACCTCGGCGTGGGCCGACATGAGCCGGTGGCATGCTGCGTACAAGAAAATGAACGATACCCTCTCATTCCAGCGCATTCCCTCGGTCCAGGAAGTGTTGCTATGTACATCCGAGGGCCGCGCGGCCATGTTTCCCAAGGCGTACATGCCCGTCTATGCGTTCggcgcgaagcgcgaggCCACGCACCGGACGACGTACGCCGGTGCCGGTGCTTACTACTAa